A single region of the Prevotella sp. HUN102 genome encodes:
- the ftsZ gene encoding cell division protein FtsZ translates to MADENKTLDILDFGEEEQNSIIKVIGVGGGGGNAVNHMYKEGIHDVTFVLCNTDAQSLNDSPVPVHLQLGKEGLGAGNKPAKAREAAEETIDDIRNMLNDGTKMAFITAGMGGGTGTGAAPVIARVSKELDILTVGIVTIPFRFEGDKKIDQALDGVEEMSKQVDALLVINNERLREIYPEMSVLNAFGKADDTLSIAAKSIAEIITVHGLINLDFNDVKTVLKDGGVAIMSTGYGEGEGRVKQAIEDALNSPLLNDNDIYNSKKILLSINFSSDNKDNPGLTMEEMGDVNEFMGRFSDDFELKWGIALDPELDKKVKVTILATGFGIEDVDGMGSRIRKHSQEEAARIAEEEEKNAERRERRDRYYKNENNSQYKRRPHIYLFSQDDLDNEDVILQIENTPTYKRTKQLIKDLKTTNKEEQENENNDSEAVQGLINFV, encoded by the coding sequence ATGGCAGACGAAAATAAGACATTGGACATTCTGGACTTTGGCGAAGAAGAACAGAACAGCATCATCAAGGTAATAGGCGTTGGTGGTGGAGGTGGCAACGCCGTAAACCATATGTATAAGGAAGGTATCCACGACGTAACCTTCGTGTTGTGCAATACCGACGCACAGTCGCTCAACGACTCTCCCGTGCCTGTTCACCTGCAATTGGGCAAGGAAGGACTTGGTGCCGGCAACAAACCTGCAAAGGCAAGAGAGGCTGCTGAGGAAACCATCGACGACATCCGTAATATGCTCAACGATGGAACGAAGATGGCCTTCATCACAGCAGGTATGGGCGGTGGTACCGGTACCGGCGCAGCACCGGTTATTGCCCGCGTATCTAAGGAACTCGACATCCTCACGGTTGGTATCGTTACCATACCGTTCCGTTTCGAGGGCGACAAGAAAATCGATCAGGCACTCGACGGTGTTGAGGAAATGTCAAAGCAGGTAGACGCACTCTTGGTTATCAACAACGAACGTCTCCGCGAGATTTATCCCGAAATGAGCGTCCTCAACGCATTCGGAAAGGCCGACGACACCCTGAGCATCGCCGCAAAGAGCATTGCAGAGATTATTACCGTTCACGGCTTGATCAATCTCGACTTCAACGATGTGAAGACTGTGCTCAAGGATGGCGGCGTTGCCATAATGAGTACAGGCTACGGAGAAGGCGAAGGCCGTGTGAAACAGGCCATCGAAGATGCCCTCAACTCGCCGTTGCTCAACGACAACGACATCTACAATTCAAAGAAGATTCTCCTTTCCATCAACTTCAGCAGCGACAATAAGGACAACCCCGGCCTGACAATGGAGGAAATGGGCGACGTAAACGAGTTTATGGGACGCTTCAGCGACGACTTTGAACTCAAATGGGGTATCGCCCTCGACCCTGAACTCGACAAGAAAGTGAAGGTTACTATCCTTGCAACCGGCTTCGGTATCGAAGACGTGGATGGTATGGGAAGCCGCATACGCAAGCATTCTCAGGAAGAGGCTGCACGCATTGCCGAAGAGGAAGAAAAGAACGCAGAGCGTCGTGAACGCCGCGACCGTTACTACAAAAACGAAAACAACTCGCAATACAAGCGTCGCCCGCACATCTATCTTTTCTCACAAGACGACTTGGACAACGAGGATGTTATTCTCCAGATTGAGAATACTCCGACATACAAGCGTACAAAGCAGTTGATCAAGGATCTGAAAACAACCAACAAGGAAGAACAGGAAAACGAGAATAACGACTCCGAAGCTGTTCAAGGCTTGATTAATTTTGTGTAA
- the ftsA gene encoding cell division protein FtsA has product MAEFIVAIELGSSKITGIAGKKNLDGSITVQAVVTEGASQCIRKGVVYNIDKTGQCLISIIGKLKKQLKHEISHVYVGVGGQSIRSVKNVIVKELPSETLITSDMINELMDNNRTMSYQDQEILDAATQEYKVDNQYVVDPVGIKASHLEGNFLNILWRKSFYHNLNNCFEKAGISIAEMYLAPLALADSVLSEAEKRGGCVLVDFGADTTTVSVYYKNILRHLAVLPLGSGNITKDIATLQMEEKDAEAMKLKYGSAFTDNNDIDNGLSYSIDPERSVESRKFIEIVEARVLEIIENVVHQVPTAYLDKLLGGFILTGGGSNMKNIERAFRNHQNVDKIRTAKFVNQTINGNAPEINAKNGTMNTILGLLAKGDINCAGPAISSDQNLFVDTNPTKSNTSELHETPRKPTEVKEGVVLTAAEKEKAEQERRRLEEEQRKREEEEEERRRQEEEKRKNSVWSRFTRKLKEFGGKMLEEEE; this is encoded by the coding sequence ATGGCAGAATTCATTGTAGCCATTGAACTGGGCTCATCAAAGATTACAGGAATCGCTGGCAAGAAGAACCTTGACGGCAGCATCACTGTGCAGGCTGTTGTTACAGAGGGAGCCTCACAGTGCATCCGCAAAGGCGTTGTCTACAACATCGACAAGACCGGGCAGTGCTTAATCAGCATCATCGGCAAGCTGAAAAAACAGCTCAAACACGAGATTTCACACGTCTACGTGGGTGTGGGCGGACAGTCTATCCGAAGCGTAAAGAACGTTATCGTGAAGGAACTCCCTTCCGAAACGCTCATTACAAGCGATATGATCAACGAGCTGATGGACAACAACCGCACTATGAGCTATCAGGATCAGGAGATTCTCGACGCTGCAACACAGGAATACAAGGTAGACAACCAGTATGTTGTCGATCCTGTGGGCATAAAGGCCAGTCATCTTGAAGGAAACTTCCTCAATATCCTCTGGCGCAAATCATTCTACCATAATCTGAACAACTGTTTTGAAAAGGCAGGCATCTCAATCGCAGAGATGTATCTCGCTCCTTTGGCACTGGCAGACAGCGTACTTTCCGAAGCAGAAAAGCGTGGCGGCTGCGTACTGGTAGACTTTGGAGCAGACACCACAACAGTTTCCGTCTACTATAAGAACATCCTCCGCCATCTTGCAGTCCTCCCATTGGGAAGCGGCAACATTACAAAGGACATCGCTACTCTTCAGATGGAGGAGAAGGATGCAGAAGCTATGAAGCTGAAATATGGCAGTGCATTTACCGACAACAACGATATAGACAACGGCCTGTCCTACTCTATCGACCCGGAACGATCCGTAGAGAGCCGCAAGTTCATTGAGATTGTAGAGGCACGCGTGCTCGAAATCATCGAAAACGTAGTGCATCAGGTGCCCACGGCATACCTCGACAAACTCCTCGGAGGCTTCATTCTTACCGGTGGCGGCTCGAATATGAAGAATATTGAACGTGCATTCCGCAATCATCAAAACGTAGACAAGATCCGTACTGCGAAGTTCGTAAACCAGACCATCAACGGCAATGCTCCCGAAATCAATGCCAAGAACGGCACGATGAATACAATTCTCGGCCTTCTTGCAAAGGGCGACATCAACTGTGCAGGCCCTGCCATCAGTTCTGACCAAAATCTCTTTGTAGACACAAACCCAACAAAGAGCAACACCAGCGAACTCCACGAGACACCTCGCAAGCCTACCGAAGTAAAAGAAGGAGTAGTGCTCACGGCTGCTGAAAAGGAAAAGGCAGAACAGGAACGTCGACGTTTAGAAGAAGAACAACGTAAGCGCGAGGAGGAAGAAGAAGAGAGACGCCGACAGGAAGAAGAAAAGAGAAAGAACAGCGTTTGGAGCAGATTTACCCGAAAACTCAAGGAATTTGGCGGCAAGATGCTCGAAGAAGAAGAATAA
- the murC gene encoding UDP-N-acetylmuramate--L-alanine ligase: protein MELKDIKAVYFVGAGGIGMSAVARYFRQKGLVVGGYDKTPSELTAQLQKEGIQIHYEEDVNLIPSECKDAATTLVVYTPAIPETHKELAFFRKNNFEIQKRAQVLGTLTKTHKGLCFAGTHGKTSTSTMCAHLMHQSHLDCNAFLGGISKNYGTNYILSDKSDYVVIEADEFDRSFHWLRPWMSVITSTDPDHLDIYGTKEAYLESFRHYTELIQPDGVLVIHKNLEMKQNVQEGVKVYEYSRIEGDFHAENIRIENGTIVFDFISPVENVQDIELGQPVPINIENGIAAMALAQLNGCTAEELRNGMKTYAGVDRRFDFKIKNDKHVFLSDYAHHPKEILQSAKSLKEIYPNRKVTVIFQPHLYTRTRDFYREFADALSHFDEVILTEIYPAREEPIEGVSTSLIFDNLKEGIAKQMIEKDSVLELTKERDFDVLVVLGAGNLDNYVPAMAEILKSKE, encoded by the coding sequence ATGGAACTCAAGGATATCAAGGCAGTATATTTCGTAGGTGCAGGCGGCATAGGGATGAGTGCTGTCGCCCGTTACTTCCGCCAAAAGGGACTTGTCGTGGGTGGTTACGACAAGACTCCTTCCGAACTTACCGCCCAACTTCAGAAAGAGGGAATACAGATTCATTACGAAGAAGACGTAAATCTCATCCCGTCTGAATGCAAGGATGCCGCCACAACGTTAGTTGTCTACACGCCTGCAATTCCGGAAACCCACAAGGAGCTTGCGTTCTTTCGCAAAAACAACTTCGAGATTCAGAAACGTGCACAGGTATTAGGCACATTGACCAAAACACATAAAGGTCTCTGCTTCGCAGGAACACACGGCAAAACAAGCACATCTACAATGTGTGCGCATCTTATGCACCAAAGCCATTTGGACTGCAATGCTTTCCTTGGCGGCATTTCAAAGAACTACGGCACGAATTATATCTTGTCGGACAAGAGCGACTATGTTGTAATTGAAGCAGATGAATTCGACCGTTCTTTCCACTGGCTGCGTCCTTGGATGAGCGTTATCACGTCTACCGACCCGGACCACTTGGATATTTACGGAACCAAGGAGGCATATCTGGAGAGTTTCCGGCACTATACGGAATTGATTCAGCCCGACGGCGTGCTTGTCATTCACAAGAATCTGGAAATGAAACAGAATGTTCAGGAGGGTGTGAAGGTCTATGAGTACAGTCGCATCGAGGGCGATTTCCACGCAGAAAATATCCGTATTGAAAATGGAACTATCGTGTTCGATTTCATTTCGCCTGTCGAGAACGTGCAAGACATCGAACTCGGACAGCCCGTACCTATTAATATAGAGAACGGCATTGCGGCAATGGCATTGGCACAGCTCAACGGCTGCACTGCCGAAGAGTTGCGAAACGGAATGAAAACATACGCAGGTGTAGACCGTCGTTTCGATTTCAAAATCAAAAACGACAAGCACGTCTTCCTTTCAGACTATGCCCACCATCCAAAGGAAATCCTTCAGAGTGCCAAGAGCTTGAAGGAGATTTACCCAAACCGCAAGGTTACGGTTATCTTCCAGCCTCATCTCTACACCCGTACAAGAGATTTCTATCGGGAATTTGCCGATGCGCTCAGCCATTTCGACGAAGTCATACTGACGGAAATCTATCCTGCACGCGAAGAACCCATTGAGGGCGTCAGCACTTCATTGATATTCGACAATCTGAAAGAAGGCATTGCGAAGCAGATGATTGAAAAAGACAGCGTGCTGGAACTTACCAAGGAGCGCGATTTCGATGTTCTTGTGGTTCTCGGAGCCGGCAACTTGGACAATTACGTGCCTGCAATGGCTGAAATATTAAAAAGTAAAGAGTAA
- the murG gene encoding undecaprenyldiphospho-muramoylpentapeptide beta-N-acetylglucosaminyltransferase encodes MNDELRIIISGGGTGGHIFPAVSIANAIREKHPEAKILFVGAEGRMEMQRVPAAGYEIKGLPIKGFDRANKLKNFSVLCKLWKSLRLAHRIIKDFKPQVAVGVGGYASGATLYECSKMGIPCLIQEQNSYAGVTNKLLAKRAKKICVAYEGMERFFPADKIIMTGNPVRQNVLHTAVSVEEARRSFSLNPAKKTILLVGGSLGARTINRSVLDHLDLIANSDAQFIWQTGKFYHQSILDEMKGRELPNLKIMDFIGDMGAAYKSADLVISRAGASSISEFQLIGKPVILVPSPNVAEDHQTKNAMALVNKDAALFVKDAEAPEKLLSLALQTVSDDRKLASLSENVKKMGLHDSANIIADEVMKLIQAAKNN; translated from the coding sequence ATGAACGACGAGTTAAGAATCATAATCAGCGGAGGCGGAACAGGAGGACACATTTTCCCAGCCGTGTCTATTGCCAATGCCATCAGGGAAAAGCATCCTGAAGCGAAAATCCTCTTTGTCGGTGCCGAAGGCAGAATGGAAATGCAACGTGTTCCGGCTGCTGGATATGAAATAAAAGGGCTGCCTATCAAGGGGTTCGACCGTGCCAACAAGCTGAAGAACTTCAGCGTGCTGTGCAAATTGTGGAAAAGTCTCAGACTGGCGCACAGAATCATCAAGGATTTCAAGCCACAGGTGGCAGTCGGTGTAGGCGGCTATGCAAGCGGGGCTACGCTCTACGAGTGCTCAAAGATGGGCATTCCCTGTCTCATTCAGGAGCAGAACTCGTATGCGGGCGTTACGAACAAGCTGTTGGCAAAGCGCGCAAAGAAAATCTGCGTGGCTTACGAAGGGATGGAACGATTCTTCCCTGCCGACAAAATCATTATGACCGGGAATCCCGTTCGCCAGAATGTGTTGCACACAGCGGTGTCCGTTGAAGAAGCGCGCAGGAGTTTCAGTCTGAACCCTGCAAAGAAGACCATTCTTCTCGTTGGCGGCAGTCTCGGCGCACGCACCATCAACCGTTCGGTACTGGACCATCTCGACCTGATAGCCAATTCCGACGCACAGTTTATTTGGCAGACAGGCAAATTCTATCATCAGAGCATTCTCGATGAAATGAAGGGTAGGGAACTGCCTAACCTCAAGATAATGGACTTCATCGGCGATATGGGTGCTGCCTACAAGTCGGCCGACTTGGTTATCAGCCGTGCCGGCGCAAGTTCCATCAGCGAATTTCAGTTGATTGGCAAACCGGTCATCCTCGTTCCCAGTCCGAATGTAGCCGAAGACCATCAGACAAAGAATGCAATGGCACTCGTAAACAAGGATGCCGCACTCTTCGTGAAAGATGCAGAAGCACCGGAAAAGTTGCTTTCTCTGGCACTCCAAACAGTTTCCGATGACAGGAAACTCGCCAGTCTGAGCGAAAACGTAAAGAAAATGGGACTTCACGATTCTGCAAACATCATTGCAGACGAAGTGATGAAGCTGATTCAGGCAGCAAAGAATAATTAA
- a CDS encoding FtsW/RodA/SpoVE family cell cycle protein, producing MRNWSLSNIFKGDKVIWMIFFILCIISIIEVYSASSSLSYKGGNYWNPIIKHVGTILLGAFSLIVVMNVKCKYFKLISVPMLLFAILTQMMVLSMGEATNDASRWLDIMGIKFQPSEIGKMSLVLCTAQILSAMQTENGAHKRAFWYIFIISSIIIGLTVFENLSTAALLGLTITLMMFIGRVPMKQLGKFIGTLALLGSLGLGFILLFGHSENAANEKQQLTEVAARIQEEPKEEGMIDKMFHRMDTWKARILKFTDDEYIAPENYDLDKDGQVAHANIAVASANYVGKGPGNSNERDFLSQAFSDFIFAIIIEEMGLLGAGLVAALYIFLLFRVGRIANRCENSFPAFLAMGIAILLVSQALFNMAVAVGLAPVTGQPLPLISKGGTSTVINCVYIGVLLSISRFAKKRPETEEGTAKG from the coding sequence ATGAGGAATTGGTCCCTTAGCAATATATTCAAAGGCGACAAAGTGATATGGATGATATTTTTCATCCTTTGTATAATCAGTATCATTGAGGTTTATTCAGCCTCAAGTTCTCTGTCATACAAAGGTGGAAACTACTGGAATCCTATCATAAAGCACGTGGGAACCATCCTGCTTGGCGCATTCAGCCTCATCGTCGTGATGAACGTCAAGTGCAAATACTTCAAACTTATCTCCGTACCGATGCTCCTATTTGCAATTTTAACGCAGATGATGGTTTTGAGTATGGGCGAAGCCACCAACGATGCGAGCAGGTGGCTCGATATAATGGGAATAAAATTCCAACCTTCGGAAATCGGAAAGATGTCACTTGTACTCTGCACAGCGCAGATTCTGAGTGCTATGCAGACGGAAAACGGAGCACACAAGAGGGCTTTCTGGTATATTTTCATAATCTCATCTATCATTATCGGACTGACTGTATTTGAAAATCTATCAACGGCTGCACTTTTGGGGCTAACGATTACGCTTATGATGTTTATCGGCAGAGTTCCTATGAAGCAATTAGGCAAATTCATCGGCACACTGGCATTACTGGGTTCGTTAGGCTTAGGATTCATCCTTCTCTTCGGGCATAGTGAAAATGCAGCAAATGAGAAACAACAACTGACAGAGGTTGCAGCCAGAATACAGGAAGAACCTAAGGAAGAAGGAATGATTGACAAGATGTTCCACCGTATGGACACGTGGAAAGCCCGTATCCTGAAATTCACCGACGACGAATATATTGCGCCGGAGAACTACGACCTCGACAAGGACGGACAGGTGGCACACGCCAACATCGCCGTCGCATCGGCGAATTATGTGGGCAAAGGTCCGGGAAACTCCAACGAACGCGATTTCCTTTCGCAGGCTTTCTCCGACTTTATCTTCGCCATCATCATTGAGGAAATGGGACTTTTGGGAGCCGGACTGGTTGCCGCACTCTATATCTTTCTCCTGTTCAGAGTCGGAAGAATAGCCAACAGGTGCGAAAATTCCTTCCCGGCTTTTCTCGCAATGGGAATTGCGATTCTGCTGGTGTCTCAGGCATTGTTCAATATGGCGGTGGCAGTAGGGCTTGCTCCGGTTACCGGTCAGCCATTGCCCCTGATCAGCAAGGGAGGAACGTCTACGGTTATCAACTGTGTCTACATTGGCGTATTGCTGAGCATCAGTCGTTTTGCCAAAAAACGTCCCGAAACCGAGGAAGGAACTGCCAAGGGATAA
- the murD gene encoding UDP-N-acetylmuramoyl-L-alanine--D-glutamate ligase, with protein MKKIVVLGAGESGAGAAILAKAKGFEVFVSDMSVIKDKYKKLLDEHGIEWEEGRHTEEKILDADEVIKSPGIPREAPMVKKLIEKGTHIISEIEFAGRYTNSKMICITGSNGKTTTTSLIYHIFKDAGYDVGLAGNIGNSLALQIAEDPHEYYIIELSSFQLDDMYDFRANIAILLNITPDHLDRYDFKFENYADSKMRIIQNQTKEDSFIYWNDDPVIKKQLEKFDVKAVQYPFSELKEKGSIGYIEEGEYKIEQPTPFNMEQEELSLTGKHNIYNSLAAGIASNISGIKKESIRKSLSDFPGVEHRLEKVCKVKGVQYINDSKATNVDACWYAIESMRTPTILIIGGKDKGNDYEPIKELVKEKCSGIVYLGADNQKLHDNFDNLGIPVRDTHSMKECVDACYELAKPGDTVLLSPCCASFDLFKNMEDRGEQFKTLVRAL; from the coding sequence ATGAAGAAAATAGTAGTTTTAGGAGCAGGCGAAAGTGGTGCAGGAGCAGCGATTTTGGCAAAGGCTAAGGGTTTTGAGGTCTTTGTTTCGGATATGTCTGTCATAAAGGACAAATACAAGAAGCTGCTCGACGAGCACGGAATAGAATGGGAAGAAGGACGGCATACGGAAGAAAAGATTCTCGATGCCGACGAAGTGATTAAGAGTCCCGGCATTCCGAGAGAAGCCCCGATGGTAAAAAAGCTCATAGAAAAGGGCACGCACATCATCAGCGAAATAGAATTTGCCGGCAGATACACCAACTCCAAGATGATCTGCATCACAGGAAGCAACGGCAAGACAACGACAACGAGCCTCATCTACCACATCTTCAAGGATGCAGGCTACGACGTAGGTCTGGCAGGCAACATCGGAAACAGTCTCGCTCTTCAGATAGCAGAAGACCCACACGAATACTACATCATCGAACTGAGCAGTTTCCAGCTCGACGATATGTACGATTTCCGTGCGAACATAGCCATTCTGCTCAACATCACGCCCGACCATCTCGACCGTTACGACTTCAAATTCGAGAATTATGCCGACTCAAAAATGCGCATTATTCAGAACCAGACCAAAGAGGACAGCTTCATCTACTGGAACGACGACCCAGTAATCAAGAAGCAGCTCGAGAAGTTTGACGTCAAGGCCGTGCAGTATCCATTCTCCGAACTGAAGGAAAAGGGAAGCATCGGCTACATAGAGGAAGGCGAATACAAGATAGAACAGCCCACGCCCTTCAATATGGAACAGGAAGAGCTTTCGCTCACCGGCAAGCACAACATCTATAATTCGCTTGCTGCCGGAATAGCATCGAACATCAGCGGCATAAAGAAAGAAAGCATACGCAAGAGTCTCAGCGACTTCCCGGGCGTAGAACACCGTCTGGAAAAGGTCTGCAAGGTCAAGGGCGTTCAATACATCAACGACTCAAAGGCCACCAACGTAGATGCCTGTTGGTATGCGATCGAGAGTATGCGCACGCCCACCATCCTCATCATCGGCGGCAAGGATAAGGGCAACGACTACGAACCCATCAAGGAACTGGTAAAGGAGAAGTGTTCGGGCATCGTTTATCTCGGTGCCGACAATCAGAAACTCCACGATAATTTCGACAATCTCGGCATTCCCGTAAGAGACACCCACTCTATGAAGGAATGCGTGGACGCCTGCTACGAACTGGCAAAACCCGGCGACACGGTTCTGCTGAGTCCTTGCTGCGCCAGCTTCGACCTGTTTAAGAATATGGAAGACCGAGGCGAACAGTTCAAGACCCTCGTTCGTGCCTTGTAG